One genomic segment of Thunnus albacares chromosome 18, fThuAlb1.1, whole genome shotgun sequence includes these proteins:
- the LOC122968059 gene encoding arrestin domain-containing protein 3-like, which produces MVLGKVRALAIYFDSLNENNLPVFSGGDLVSGRVVVEVTGDVRVKSLDITAKGVAKVRWTESRNAGANTAYTQNYTEEVEYLHHYDTLIGEERDEDCPEEGLTVLHAGLHEFAFSFNLPQMALATSFEGKHGSVRYWVKAELHRPWLLPVKVKKEFIVFEHIDINTPLLLAPQAGTKEKTLCCWFCASGPISLSAKIERKGYTPGESIQIFAEVENCSSRVVVPKAALYQTQTFFAKGKGKQIQQLVSNLRGDPLPQGKSQSWEGKLLKIPPVSPSILDCPIIRVEYALVVYVDVPGGLNLSLSLPLVIGTIPLHACATRTSSISSNSSTLSWLGLPERPEAPPSYSDLAISESHRRDCLQGCDRSDGEGEDQGSLLTYITEFRYRPPPLYSEVDPYPDPVEVSADVRRPDTCPSR; this is translated from the exons ATGGTACTGGGCAAAGTGAGGGCCTTGGCTATCTACTTTGACAGTTTGAATGAGAACAACCTGCCGGTGTTCTCCGGTGGGGACCTGGTGTCAGGGAGGGTGGTGGTGGAAGTTACCGGGGATGTGCGGGTGAAGAGCCTGGACATAACCGCGAAAGGAGTCGCCAAGGTCCGGTGGACAGAGTCCCGGAACGCCGGAGCCAACACGGCTTACACTCAAAACTACACGGAGGAGGTGGAATACTTGCACCATTACGACACGTTgataggagaggagagag ATGAGGACTGTCCAGAGGAAGGCCTGACTGTTCTGCACGCCGGCTTACACGAGTTCGCCTTCAGCTTCAACCTGCCTCAGAT GGCTCTGGCGACTTCCTTCGAAGGGAAGCACGGCAGTGTGAGGTACTGGGTGAAAGCTGAACTGCACCGTCCGTGGCTGCTCCCCGTGAAAGTGAAGAAAGAGTTCATTGTGTTTGAACACATCGACATCAACACGCCGCTGCTGCTG GCCCCTCAGGCCGGTACAAAGGAGAAAACCTTGTGCTGCTGGTTCTGTGCTTCAGGCCCGATCTCCCTCAGTGCCAAGATAGAACGAAAGGGCTACACACCAG GCGAGTCTATCCAAATCTTCGCCGAGGTGGAGAACTGTTCGTCGCGTGTCGTGGTGCCCAAAGCTGCTCTGTACCAGACCCAGACCTTCTTCGCCAAGGGCAAAGGCAAGCAGATCCAGCAGCTGGTGTCCAATCTGAGAGGAGACCCTCTGCCGCAGGGAAAGAGTCAGAGCTGGGAGGGCAAACTGCTTAAGATCCCTCCGGTGTCGCCCTCCATCTTGGACTGTCCCATCATCCGAGTGGAGTATGCTCTCGTG GTGTATGTGGACGTTCCAGGTGGGTTGAACTTGTCTCTCTCGTTGCCGTTGGTGATAGGGACCATACCTCTACACGCCTGTGCCACCCGCACATCCAGCATCAGCAGCAACTCCAGCACGTTAAGCTGGCTGGGCCTGCCAGAAAGACCTGAGG CGCCGCCGAGCTACAGCGATCTGGCAATATCAGAGTCTCACAGGCGGGATTGCCTGCAGGGCTGTGATAGGTCTGACGGGGAGGGAGAGGACCAGGGATCTCTGCTAACATACATCACAGAGTTCAGATATCGGCCCCCGCCACTCTACTCAGAG gTTGACCCTTACCCTGACCCTGTGGAGGTGTCCGCTGACGTCAGGAGACCCGACACGTGTCCGTCCCGCTGA